A stretch of Sulfurimonas autotrophica DSM 16294 DNA encodes these proteins:
- the hsrA gene encoding homeostatic response regulator transcription factor HsrA: MRILIIEDEVTLNKMLAEGLKEFGYQSDVVETLKDGEYYLDIRNYDLVLMDWMLPDGNSVDIIGDIKANTPKTVVVVISARDDNESEIEALRAGADDYIRKPFDFDVLIARIEARLRFGGSNIIEIEDLTINPEEEKITYKETEIELKGKPFEVLTHLARHRDQIVSKEQLLDAIWEEPELVTPNVIEVAINQIRQKMDKPLSITTIETVRRRGYRFCFPKEV, from the coding sequence ATGCGTATTCTCATTATAGAAGATGAAGTTACATTAAACAAAATGTTGGCAGAAGGACTCAAAGAATTTGGTTATCAAAGTGATGTTGTTGAAACGTTAAAAGACGGTGAATACTATCTTGACATCCGTAACTACGATTTAGTTCTTATGGACTGGATGCTTCCGGATGGAAACTCAGTTGATATTATAGGTGATATTAAAGCAAATACACCAAAAACAGTAGTTGTTGTTATTTCAGCAAGAGATGACAATGAAAGTGAAATCGAGGCATTACGTGCCGGTGCTGATGACTACATTAGAAAACCATTTGATTTTGATGTCTTAATTGCTCGTATTGAAGCACGTCTTCGTTTTGGCGGAAGTAATATTATCGAAATAGAAGATTTAACAATTAACCCTGAAGAAGAAAAGATTACATACAAAGAGACAGAAATAGAACTTAAAGGGAAACCTTTTGAAGTGCTTACCCATCTAGCTCGTCACCGTGATCAAATTGTTTCTAAAGAGCAGCTTCTTGATGCTATCTGGGAAGAACCTGAACTCGTTACTCCAAATGTAATCGAAGTTGCCATTAATCAGATTAGACAAAAAATGGATAAACCTTTATCTATCACAACAATAGAAACTGTACGCCGTCGCGGTTATCGTTTTTGTTTTCCAAAAGAAGTTTAA
- the nadA gene encoding quinolinate synthase NadA, translated as MQLTNDELKKRINELKEKLSVTVVAHFYQRDEVFELADITGDSLELAMRTIADDAEYVLFCGVGFMGQSVKVLSPNKRVVMPKIACCAMARMIDSMYYDDSVKYLQDNGIAKENILPITYINSNADVKAKVGEMGGMVCTSSNAKKIITTALDEGKKILFVPDRCLGQNIANQMGLKSMVIGQEGDPKEADIICYDGFCSVHQLFTLEDIEFYRKKFPGILIATHPECDPAICEASDFVGSTSQLIKYITELPEEQKVAVGTEFNMVNRLRSKNTYVLSSTKPECPTMNETTLEDVYLTLKAIDEGEPINEIEVDPKTQKWAKVALERMLAL; from the coding sequence TTGCAGTTAACAAATGATGAATTAAAAAAAAGAATTAATGAACTCAAAGAAAAGCTGAGTGTGACTGTTGTTGCACACTTTTATCAGCGTGATGAAGTATTTGAACTTGCTGACATTACAGGTGACTCGTTGGAGTTGGCTATGAGAACAATAGCTGATGATGCCGAATATGTACTCTTTTGCGGTGTTGGATTTATGGGGCAGAGTGTAAAAGTACTCTCTCCAAACAAACGTGTAGTTATGCCAAAGATTGCCTGCTGTGCAATGGCTCGAATGATTGACTCAATGTATTATGATGATTCTGTGAAGTATTTACAAGACAACGGTATTGCCAAAGAAAATATTTTACCGATTACCTATATAAATTCAAATGCTGATGTTAAAGCGAAAGTCGGAGAGATGGGCGGAATGGTGTGTACAAGTTCCAATGCAAAAAAAATCATCACTACCGCTTTGGATGAAGGTAAAAAAATACTTTTTGTACCTGACAGATGTCTAGGACAAAATATTGCCAACCAAATGGGTCTTAAATCAATGGTAATCGGACAAGAAGGCGATCCTAAAGAAGCTGATATCATATGTTATGACGGATTTTGTTCAGTGCATCAGCTTTTTACGCTTGAAGACATAGAGTTCTATCGTAAAAAATTTCCGGGTATCTTAATAGCAACACACCCTGAATGTGATCCTGCAATTTGTGAAGCGAGTGATTTCGTTGGTTCAACATCGCAGCTTATTAAATATATAACAGAGTTACCTGAAGAGCAAAAAGTGGCTGTTGGAACAGAGTTTAACATGGTAAACCGCTTGCGATCGAAAAATACTTACGTGCTGAGTTCTACAAAACCGGAATGCCCGACAATGAATGAAACGACACTCGAAGATGTTTATTTGACACTCAAGGCTATAGATGAGGGTGAGCCGATAAATGAGATAGAAGTAGATCCAAAAACGCAAAAATGGGCGAAAGTCGCATTAGAGAGAATGTTGGCATTATGA
- the flhB gene encoding flagellar biosynthesis protein FlhB: MADDQEKTEEPTPKKIEDARKEGNVPKSQDASGVLTLFVAILGVLMLFPFMAEHMIHLFRYYFSLIGMPVDKLFAMDIAIVTIKEFLLMVLPLATAVAISGVIAALAQFGFLFTTKAIMPDFKKIDPIKGTKNLFSLKKLIEGVKVTLKSFTTLGVGFIFFFYFIQELPTVALFGLHDQLMWLKDKMIIIAFVMLFIIFIFAIIDVIIVRKQYFDGLKMSKQEIKDEMKNMEGDPLIKSKIRQIQMEASKKRMMAEVPNADVVITNPTHYAVAIKYDESKSHAPLVVAKGMDNIAQQIKKIARENSVHIVQNPPLARSLYKEVDVDKPIPEALFSAVAEVLAYVYKMNKK; this comes from the coding sequence ATGGCTGATGATCAGGAAAAAACGGAAGAACCCACCCCCAAAAAAATAGAAGATGCCCGAAAAGAAGGCAATGTTCCGAAATCTCAGGATGCTTCGGGAGTTCTTACTCTTTTTGTAGCAATATTGGGCGTGTTAATGCTTTTTCCTTTTATGGCAGAGCACATGATTCATCTTTTTCGGTACTATTTCTCTCTTATCGGTATGCCTGTTGATAAATTATTTGCAATGGATATTGCAATAGTCACAATCAAAGAATTTTTACTCATGGTTCTTCCTTTGGCTACTGCAGTTGCCATTTCAGGTGTGATCGCCGCATTGGCACAATTTGGATTTTTATTTACTACAAAAGCTATTATGCCGGATTTTAAAAAGATTGACCCGATTAAAGGAACAAAAAATCTTTTTTCCTTAAAAAAATTAATTGAAGGCGTCAAAGTAACGCTGAAATCTTTCACAACCTTGGGTGTGGGTTTTATATTTTTCTTTTATTTTATTCAAGAACTGCCGACGGTCGCACTTTTTGGACTGCATGATCAGCTAATGTGGCTTAAAGATAAAATGATAATTATCGCTTTTGTGATGCTTTTTATTATTTTTATTTTTGCGATTATAGATGTGATTATTGTAAGAAAACAGTATTTTGACGGCTTGAAAATGTCTAAGCAAGAGATTAAAGATGAGATGAAAAATATGGAAGGTGATCCGCTTATTAAATCTAAAATTCGACAAATTCAGATGGAAGCATCAAAAAAAAGAATGATGGCAGAAGTACCAAACGCCGATGTGGTTATAACAAACCCTACGCACTATGCCGTCGCCATAAAATATGATGAAAGCAAATCACATGCACCTTTGGTCGTTGCAAAGGGGATGGATAATATAGCCCAGCAAATTAAGAAAATTGCAAGAGAAAACAGTGTGCATATTGTTCAAAATCCTCCTTTGGCAAGAAGTCTTTATAAAGAAGTTGACGTGGACAAGCCCATACCTGAAGCATTGTTTAGCGCAGTAGCCGAAGTTTTGGCATATGTTTACAAGATGAATAAGAAATAG
- a CDS encoding dihydroneopterin aldolase, producing the protein MKIHIENLTFTCIIGILEFERNNAQEVIINVEIKYAYDDEFINYAEVADFIRAAMIHQKFLLIEDALQYLSVQLKNKFSKINTLYLKITKPSILPDCMVSVSDTTHFNS; encoded by the coding sequence TTGAAAATCCACATTGAAAATTTAACCTTTACATGTATCATAGGTATTTTGGAATTTGAGAGAAACAATGCACAAGAAGTTATCATCAATGTAGAAATTAAATATGCATATGATGATGAATTTATTAATTATGCAGAAGTAGCAGATTTTATTAGAGCAGCTATGATTCATCAAAAGTTTTTACTTATTGAAGATGCTCTTCAATATTTAAGTGTACAACTCAAAAATAAATTTTCAAAAATAAACACCCTCTATCTAAAAATCACAAAACCCTCAATATTGCCCGATTGTATGGTCAGTGTAAGCGATACTACACACTTCAATTCTTAA
- the plsY gene encoding glycerol-3-phosphate 1-O-acyltransferase PlsY produces the protein MDFLFNINVDFYIAAYLIGGIPFGLLLAKKFAGVDVKSAGSGSIGATNVLRVVKETNPALAKKLGIATLVLDALKGVAVLSAAYFMGLDESVLWAVAVLAVLGHCFSPYLGFEGGKGIATGMGVMMFMLPVETTIALIVWLVMAKTVRISSVSSLTGVLALLISSFIIHPNMAHAPVVFIVAILFYKHIPNIIRVIKGEEKRVI, from the coding sequence ATGGATTTTTTATTTAATATCAATGTTGATTTTTACATTGCGGCATATCTCATAGGCGGTATTCCGTTTGGTCTTTTACTCGCAAAAAAATTTGCAGGTGTTGATGTAAAATCAGCAGGAAGCGGTAGTATAGGTGCAACAAATGTACTCAGAGTTGTAAAAGAGACAAATCCGGCTTTGGCCAAGAAACTTGGCATTGCGACACTTGTTTTAGATGCGCTTAAAGGTGTTGCAGTTTTGAGCGCAGCCTATTTTATGGGACTTGATGAATCTGTTTTATGGGCTGTAGCGGTACTGGCAGTTCTTGGACACTGTTTCTCTCCTTATCTTGGATTTGAAGGCGGTAAAGGCATCGCAACGGGAATGGGTGTGATGATGTTTATGCTGCCTGTTGAGACGACTATTGCATTAATAGTCTGGCTAGTTATGGCAAAAACTGTCCGTATTTCTTCAGTTTCATCCCTTACAGGTGTGCTTGCCCTGCTCATCTCAAGTTTTATAATTCATCCGAATATGGCACATGCACCGGTTGTTTTCATTGTAGCAATTCTCTTTTACAAACATATTCCAAATATCATCCGTGTTATCAAGGGTGAAGAAAAAAGAGTCATATAA
- the thrB gene encoding homoserine kinase: MTISVPATSANLGPGFDTLGLAVDLRNRVEFHPSKFFSVSIKGEGENNPRLKGNNLFISIFNEHYSRLTKNKQNFKFTFYNQIPMSRGLGSSSAVIVSAIASAHEAAGIRVSKRRILNHALVYESHPDNITPAVMGGFNAATIEKNKVFSQKKHLPDYLKAVVVIPNKQMNTSKSRTVLPKSYSKENAVYNLSHTALTVAAFFNEDWEMLKLAAQDRFHQKARMKTLPELFSVQKVAYESGALMSTLSGSGSTFFSLVYDDDSAMIANRMKQKFPDFGVKVLDFDNDGLIIER, translated from the coding sequence GTGACAATAAGCGTACCGGCAACGTCTGCAAACCTAGGACCAGGTTTTGATACTTTGGGTTTGGCAGTAGATTTAAGAAACAGAGTTGAGTTTCACCCGTCAAAATTTTTTAGTGTAAGCATCAAAGGTGAAGGTGAAAATAATCCAAGATTAAAAGGGAACAACCTTTTTATTAGTATTTTTAATGAGCATTATTCAAGACTGACAAAAAATAAACAAAATTTCAAGTTTACATTTTATAATCAAATTCCAATGTCCCGCGGTCTTGGAAGTTCTTCTGCTGTTATAGTTTCAGCAATTGCTTCTGCACATGAAGCAGCAGGCATTCGTGTTTCAAAGCGTAGAATTCTCAATCATGCACTCGTCTATGAATCCCATCCTGATAACATTACACCTGCTGTTATGGGCGGATTCAATGCGGCTACTATTGAAAAGAACAAGGTGTTTTCTCAAAAAAAACACCTTCCTGATTATTTGAAAGCTGTAGTGGTTATTCCAAACAAACAGATGAATACCTCAAAATCAAGGACAGTCCTGCCAAAATCATATTCGAAAGAAAATGCAGTCTATAACCTTTCTCATACTGCACTAACCGTAGCAGCATTCTTTAATGAAGACTGGGAGATGCTAAAACTTGCCGCACAAGACAGATTTCATCAAAAAGCTAGAATGAAAACATTGCCGGAACTCTTTAGTGTGCAAAAAGTTGCGTACGAAAGCGGTGCTTTAATGAGTACACTCTCAGGAAGCGGTTCTACATTTTTTTCACTTGTCTATGATGATGATTCTGCGATGATTGCAAATAGAATGAAGCAGAAATTTCCTGACTTTGGTGTGAAAGTTTTGGATTTTGACAACGATGGCTTAATAATAGAGCGATAA
- the lpxC gene encoding UDP-3-O-acyl-N-acetylglucosamine deacetylase, whose protein sequence is MYQTTIKKSVELVGIGLHKGSPVRLKLEPLESNSGIVFYRSDVDVSIPLIPENVVDTKMATVIGKDNHVISTIEHLLSAVYAYGIDNLRVIVDADEVPVMDGSSASFCMLLDEAGIKELDVPKKVMMIKKEVKIKEGEKYVKLSPSPDLNYDFTIKFPHPVIQKQAYVLKFTKESYKNEISRARTFGFLHEVQYLRSKGLALGGSLENAVVLDEKKILNPEGLRFSDEFVRHKILDAIGDMSLIGMNFIGNYEALAGSHDLNHKLTLELLKDADNYEVVELVGEKTRELEKAYA, encoded by the coding sequence ATGTATCAGACAACAATTAAAAAAAGCGTAGAACTTGTTGGAATAGGCTTGCATAAAGGTTCTCCTGTAAGATTAAAGTTAGAACCTTTAGAATCAAACAGCGGTATCGTCTTTTACCGAAGTGATGTGGACGTTTCTATTCCCTTGATTCCAGAGAATGTTGTTGATACGAAAATGGCAACAGTTATAGGTAAAGATAATCATGTTATCTCTACAATCGAGCATCTTTTATCGGCTGTATATGCTTACGGAATTGATAATCTGCGCGTTATTGTTGATGCTGATGAGGTTCCTGTAATGGACGGAAGCAGTGCAAGTTTTTGCATGCTTTTGGATGAAGCCGGCATTAAAGAACTAGATGTGCCTAAAAAAGTTATGATGATTAAAAAAGAGGTCAAAATAAAAGAGGGAGAAAAATATGTCAAACTCTCACCTTCGCCTGATTTAAATTATGATTTTACTATTAAGTTTCCTCATCCGGTTATTCAAAAACAGGCATATGTTTTGAAGTTTACCAAAGAAAGTTATAAAAATGAAATATCTCGGGCAAGAACATTTGGCTTTTTGCATGAAGTTCAATATTTGCGTTCAAAAGGGTTGGCTCTGGGAGGTTCACTTGAAAATGCAGTAGTTTTGGATGAAAAAAAAATATTAAATCCCGAAGGACTGCGTTTTAGTGATGAATTTGTAAGACATAAAATTCTCGATGCAATTGGTGATATGAGTCTGATTGGCATGAATTTTATAGGAAACTATGAAGCATTGGCAGGCAGTCATGATTTAAACCACAAACTAACGCTGGAACTGCTTAAAGATGCGGATAATTACGAGGTTGTTGAACTCGTAGGCGAAAAAACAAGAGAGTTAGAAAAAGCATATGCCTAA
- the nadC gene encoding carboxylating nicotinate-nucleotide diphosphorylase: MIEQFVKEALAEDVGRGDLYALVEAAMPASAKIIAKSDGVVAGRKYIDAMAKLENFSVTWLKSDKQTFLNGETIATVEADSHTLLRCERTLLDMLLHASSIATLTRKYVDIVEPYNVKLLDTRKTRPLLRVFEKYATRCGGAVNHRMGLDDSLMIKDTHLKTIKNLQDYIEDARKVIPFTAKIEVEADTLFIAQEAMAAQADIVMCDNMAPAQVEEVVAFRNENYPHILLEASGNISLETIESYAKTGVDAISSGALVHQANWIDLSMKMD; this comes from the coding sequence ATGATAGAGCAATTTGTAAAAGAAGCATTGGCAGAAGACGTCGGACGCGGAGATTTATATGCTCTGGTTGAAGCCGCTATGCCTGCAAGTGCTAAAATAATTGCAAAAAGTGACGGTGTTGTTGCGGGGAGAAAATATATAGATGCTATGGCAAAATTGGAAAATTTTTCAGTTACATGGCTCAAATCTGACAAGCAGACATTTTTAAACGGCGAGACGATAGCAACTGTTGAAGCAGATTCTCATACACTGCTTCGCTGTGAAAGAACACTTTTAGACATGCTTTTACATGCGAGCTCTATAGCAACACTGACAAGAAAATATGTTGATATTGTAGAGCCGTACAATGTAAAATTACTTGATACGAGAAAAACGAGGCCTTTGCTCCGGGTATTTGAAAAGTATGCAACACGCTGCGGTGGTGCTGTTAATCATAGAATGGGCCTTGATGACTCTTTAATGATAAAAGACACACATTTAAAAACCATCAAAAATTTACAAGATTATATAGAAGATGCCAGAAAGGTTATTCCTTTTACGGCAAAAATAGAAGTAGAAGCCGATACACTTTTTATAGCCCAAGAGGCTATGGCGGCACAGGCTGATATAGTGATGTGCGACAATATGGCACCTGCTCAAGTTGAAGAAGTTGTTGCTTTTAGAAATGAAAATTATCCGCATATACTTTTGGAAGCTAGTGGAAATATCTCTTTAGAAACTATTGAATCTTATGCAAAAACAGGTGTTGATGCTATCAGCTCAGGAGCACTTGTGCATCAGGCAAACTGGATAGACCTCTCAATGAAAATGGATTAA
- a CDS encoding M23 family metallopeptidase yields MRNKRNKSSFGALFLMTLFVGAGLYVYFSVTFERNAPVITLQTNGYWNLKKPLQLKIEDGSGIKSYKVIVRTKSGDSELLYNRLLTPQKVIKLELQPPRGAYAIKDKDIEIIVQAQDASKWNFLNGNVALKSFKLKIDKKRPQVSIVNNSYKISRGGSALVIFKAEDENLKELYIESNHNKHFKAEPFYKEGYYIALLAWPVQDESFKATVVVNDAAGNMTKSYVPLYLKNKAYRLSKITLSDKFLNGKIAELAEQFDETQGIEVPLERFKIINEDVRAKNEKLIHKLTSDVPEEMISDFKIKKMYPLKNGQVVAYFGDHRKYYYKGHFISEAYHLGLDMASHAMAPIKTQNGGSVIFANYNGLYGNSPIIAHGLGLYTLYGHCSSLEVTTGDEVAPNIVIAKTGKTGYAMGDHLHFGVLVQGIEVRPQEWMDKQWIKLNINDIIKRAKKIIDGK; encoded by the coding sequence TTGAGAAACAAGAGAAATAAATCTTCATTTGGTGCATTATTCCTAATGACATTATTTGTAGGAGCTGGATTATACGTTTATTTTTCTGTAACATTTGAGCGTAATGCGCCTGTAATTACACTGCAAACGAACGGTTACTGGAATCTTAAAAAGCCACTGCAGTTAAAAATAGAAGATGGCAGCGGGATAAAATCATATAAAGTGATAGTGCGAACAAAAAGCGGTGATAGTGAACTGCTATATAACCGACTGCTTACTCCTCAAAAAGTAATTAAACTGGAATTACAACCGCCACGAGGTGCATATGCAATTAAAGACAAAGATATTGAAATTATTGTACAGGCACAGGATGCTAGTAAATGGAATTTTCTTAATGGCAATGTAGCACTGAAATCCTTTAAACTTAAAATTGATAAGAAAAGACCTCAGGTTAGTATTGTTAACAATTCATACAAAATATCTCGTGGAGGTTCTGCTCTCGTTATTTTTAAAGCAGAAGATGAAAATTTAAAAGAGTTGTATATAGAATCAAATCACAACAAACATTTTAAGGCTGAACCTTTTTACAAAGAGGGTTATTATATAGCTTTACTTGCGTGGCCTGTGCAGGATGAAAGCTTTAAAGCGACAGTTGTGGTAAATGATGCTGCAGGAAATATGACAAAATCGTATGTTCCATTATATTTAAAAAACAAAGCATACAGACTTTCAAAAATTACACTTTCTGATAAATTTTTAAATGGAAAAATTGCCGAGCTGGCTGAACAGTTTGATGAGACACAAGGAATAGAAGTTCCGCTGGAAAGATTTAAAATAATCAATGAAGATGTACGAGCAAAAAATGAAAAATTGATTCATAAACTTACCTCAGATGTACCCGAGGAAATGATTAGTGATTTTAAAATTAAAAAAATGTATCCTCTGAAAAATGGACAAGTAGTTGCATATTTTGGAGATCATAGAAAATATTATTATAAGGGCCACTTTATCAGTGAAGCATATCATTTGGGATTAGATATGGCAAGTCATGCTATGGCGCCTATAAAAACACAAAACGGTGGAAGTGTTATATTTGCAAATTATAATGGATTATATGGAAATTCACCTATCATTGCGCATGGTTTAGGTTTGTATACGCTTTATGGACACTGTTCAAGTTTAGAAGTTACCACGGGCGATGAGGTGGCACCAAATATAGTTATTGCAAAAACAGGTAAAACTGGTTATGCAATGGGAGACCACCTGCATTTTGGCGTATTGGTCCAAGGTATAGAAGTACGTCCTCAAGAGTGGATGGATAAGCAGTGGATAAAACTCAATATTAATGATATTATTAAGCGTGCTAAAAAAATTATTGATGGCAAGTAA